One window from the genome of Pedobacter schmidteae encodes:
- a CDS encoding 1-acyl-sn-glycerol-3-phosphate acyltransferase, which produces MNKFLGYIFSPLFYIFFGLVLLIFHPIQWICYNFFGYKAHKASVDALNFFLTYSDLLLGSGITFVNQQNLPTNRPIIFVANHQSMYDIPGLIWFLRKFHVKFISKIELTKGIPSISYNLKYGGGANIDRKDSKQAVSELIKLGRRMKENNWSAMIFAEGTRAKDGQMKPFQVGGIATLLKVVPDALIVPIAIENSWKLVQYGSYPLSFGEKLKWTVLPPLSTADKNPEQIVLEAENAIRLKLGQHK; this is translated from the coding sequence ATGAATAAGTTTTTAGGATATATTTTCAGTCCGCTATTTTATATTTTCTTTGGATTAGTACTCCTTATTTTTCATCCGATTCAATGGATTTGCTATAATTTTTTTGGTTATAAAGCACATAAAGCTTCTGTTGATGCCCTTAATTTTTTCCTTACCTATTCCGATCTGCTATTGGGCAGCGGCATCACATTTGTCAATCAGCAAAATCTGCCGACCAATCGGCCAATTATCTTTGTGGCCAATCACCAAAGCATGTACGATATTCCCGGCCTCATCTGGTTCCTCAGAAAATTCCATGTAAAGTTTATTTCCAAAATTGAGCTTACAAAGGGCATACCCTCTATTTCCTACAACCTGAAATATGGGGGTGGCGCAAATATAGATCGCAAAGACAGCAAACAAGCTGTTTCAGAATTGATTAAACTGGGTCGAAGGATGAAGGAGAACAACTGGTCGGCCATGATTTTTGCCGAAGGGACCAGGGCCAAAGACGGACAAATGAAACCTTTTCAGGTGGGCGGCATCGCTACACTTTTAAAAGTAGTACCCGATGCGTTGATTGTGCCGATTGCTATTGAAAATTCATGGAAACTGGTTCAATATGGCAGCTATCCGCTAAGTTTTGGTGAAAAGCTGAAATGGACTGTATTGCCACCATTAAGTACCGCAGATAAAAACCCTGAACAAATTGTACTGGAAGCAGAAAATGCGATCAGACTAAAGTTAGGACAGCATAAATAA
- a CDS encoding LytTR family DNA-binding domain-containing protein: protein MTKLKCIAVDDEPLALDIIEDYVSKVPFLELIKRTEDPIEALQMVQTGGVDLVFLDIQMPELTGIQFLKIANGKASFILTTAYSQYALESYDLNVSDYLLKPIAFDRFYKAVEKVHSRMKEVAPVAPVIQPLFASAPAAPALSPIQDFIFVKTEHKIQKIELDDILYIEGLKDYISIFTKTERVITLQNMKKMEETLPKDQFIRVHKSYIIALDKIESIERSRITICSKIIPIGDTYRDEFFRHIDNKNI from the coding sequence ATGACAAAGTTGAAATGTATAGCCGTTGATGATGAACCGTTGGCGCTGGATATTATAGAGGATTATGTTTCTAAAGTGCCCTTTTTGGAGCTGATTAAGCGTACCGAAGATCCTATTGAAGCTTTGCAAATGGTGCAGACAGGAGGGGTAGATCTGGTATTTTTGGATATTCAGATGCCTGAACTTACGGGAATACAGTTTTTGAAGATTGCCAATGGTAAGGCCAGCTTTATTTTGACCACTGCTTATTCTCAATATGCATTGGAAAGCTACGATCTGAATGTGTCTGATTATTTATTAAAACCAATTGCATTTGACCGTTTTTACAAAGCGGTGGAAAAGGTACACAGCCGCATGAAGGAGGTAGCGCCTGTCGCTCCGGTTATACAGCCTTTATTTGCATCAGCACCTGCCGCCCCGGCCTTGAGCCCTATTCAGGATTTTATTTTTGTGAAAACAGAGCATAAAATTCAGAAAATTGAACTTGATGATATTCTCTATATTGAAGGCTTGAAAGATTATATTTCCATTTTTACCAAAACTGAGCGGGTGATTACATTGCAGAACATGAAAAAAATGGAAGAAACTTTACCTAAAGATCAGTTCATCAGGGTGCATAAATCTTACATCATAGCGTTGGATAAGATAGAGAGCATTGAACGCAGCAGGATAACGATATGTAGCAAAATTATTCCAATTGGCGATACCTATAGGGATGAATTCTTTAGGCATATTGATAATAAAAATATCTAA
- a CDS encoding sensor histidine kinase yields MKNKGPLAVHLFFWLLILSVLLWDTFSGNQRPGLYEVGMKFGYFAIINLSIFYINYTLLIPILVEQRKKYGLYMVSIFMLIAVMVVIKTTVASLNQDFILSYINEETGKTEYYELTKYMIFAIFVSGFFVVVSALLKFAIDWFGSERVQRDLLSEKRDMELQFLKSQLNPHFLFNSLNNIYSLAYQKSDKTADAILKLSEIMRYMIYESNDSWVSLSKEITYVQSYIELQKLRFKDGAAVEFTLNGEIDDQRVVPLILISFVENAFKHGVANDPKDPIRINIIANQKILHFSVSNKKNKSNKDLMGGVGLNNVERRLQLLYPERYKLNIVNSATHYTTELMLDI; encoded by the coding sequence ATGAAAAATAAAGGCCCTTTAGCCGTCCATCTTTTTTTTTGGCTCCTGATACTATCTGTATTGTTATGGGACACTTTTAGCGGCAATCAAAGGCCTGGTTTGTATGAAGTGGGAATGAAGTTTGGTTACTTCGCCATTATTAATTTATCCATTTTTTATATCAATTATACCTTGTTGATTCCTATACTGGTTGAGCAGAGGAAGAAATACGGACTTTATATGGTCTCCATTTTTATGCTGATTGCGGTTATGGTGGTGATAAAGACAACGGTAGCCAGTTTAAACCAGGATTTTATTTTGAGTTACATAAACGAGGAAACTGGTAAAACAGAATACTATGAGCTCACCAAGTACATGATCTTCGCCATTTTTGTGTCGGGCTTTTTTGTGGTGGTAAGTGCGTTGTTGAAGTTTGCCATAGATTGGTTTGGCAGCGAGCGTGTTCAGCGCGACCTTTTGAGCGAGAAAAGGGATATGGAATTACAATTTCTGAAGTCGCAGCTCAATCCACATTTTCTGTTCAACTCTTTAAATAATATCTATTCCCTGGCTTATCAAAAATCTGATAAAACAGCTGATGCAATATTAAAGCTGTCGGAGATTATGCGTTATATGATTTATGAAAGTAACGACAGCTGGGTGTCATTGAGTAAAGAAATTACTTATGTACAGAGCTATATCGAGTTGCAAAAGCTGCGCTTTAAAGATGGCGCCGCTGTAGAATTTACCTTAAACGGAGAAATAGATGACCAACGTGTGGTACCGTTGATTCTGATCTCTTTTGTAGAGAATGCCTTTAAACATGGGGTTGCCAACGATCCCAAAGACCCGATAAGGATCAATATCATTGCCAACCAGAAGATATTGCATTTTAGTGTAAGCAATAAAAAAAATAAATCCAATAAGGATTTAATGGGGGGAGTAGGCCTAAATAATGTAGAACGCAGGTTACAGTTACTTTATCCTGAACGGTATAAATTAAATATCGTAAATTCGGCAACTCATTACACTACCGAACTAATGCTTGACATATGA
- a CDS encoding BlaI/MecI/CopY family transcriptional regulator, translating to MDIKDLTKAEEQIMQIIWQIEKGFVKEVMDFLPDPKPAYNTVSTIIRILETKGFIAHDAFGKSHQYYPLITKEDYKRHATEKLLDGYFENSVESMFSFFVKEEKIDLSDVDEILKMINKIKNRPR from the coding sequence ATGGACATAAAAGATCTAACTAAGGCAGAAGAGCAAATCATGCAAATCATCTGGCAAATAGAAAAAGGCTTTGTTAAAGAAGTAATGGATTTTTTACCCGATCCAAAGCCTGCTTACAATACCGTATCCACTATTATCCGGATCCTGGAGACTAAAGGTTTTATCGCACATGACGCCTTTGGGAAATCTCATCAATACTACCCCCTCATCACTAAGGAAGACTACAAGCGCCATGCTACAGAAAAATTACTGGATGGCTATTTTGAAAACTCCGTAGAAAGTATGTTTTCTTTCTTCGTAAAAGAAGAAAAAATTGACCTGAGTGACGTAGATGAAATACTCAAAATGATTAACAAAATTAAAAACAGACCAAGATGA
- a CDS encoding TonB family protein yields MSWAHYILQVNIYLLVFYGFYKLLLDKETYFTLNRIYLVLAGLLSLTIPFLRFEWFTKQEVIQPVYVSVGQLMGQVSIVEEAPDGLNPGNLIVLAYLIGISFFSVRFIFRLLSVRRKLKQKEAGTAFSFFLKKRIDNDLPQLPTIHKHEDTHIRQWHSADVLFFELLAVFTWFNPVIYFYKNAVKSIHEYIADEEASKFQGDKEQYSLLLLSSAFGVPVHTLTNSFFNKSLIKKRIFMLHKQRSPKMAALKYGLFIPLFATALILSSATIRSNEKIQEIADNLPLNSPIETVKEVMQESIKPIVPQVLKKTETIKEASEQTPAGWDDFYKFIRMTLRYPAAALENKTQGTTMIKFSVTGGQIEDVGIATKLANDCDAEALRSVALYPDYKSIKDGKYTIQIAFLLGETTTKLPVLNEKIAPLKGYTALNKITVTGYRGVVKPGNNAYEESKIHDFVSTETQPSFPGGMDKFYLYLKQSIRYPKEAQEKKIQGKVFLSYIVEKNGELSGIRVERKLGAGTDEEAVRVLQESPKWIPGTIGGKPVRVKYNIPISFTLTPAPGLPISPQDQKGSVQPEGKHMGMSFSNGNGNVITLRSSQQGQPLYVLDGMPISDVEMKTVDPNNIEAVNVIKDAKATALYGIKGANGVILITTKSGKGLGKPTETKSEN; encoded by the coding sequence ATGAGCTGGGCACATTACATCCTGCAAGTCAACATTTACCTATTGGTATTTTATGGCTTCTATAAGTTATTGTTAGACAAAGAAACTTATTTTACCCTAAACCGTATTTACCTGGTTTTGGCGGGCTTACTATCGCTAACTATTCCTTTCCTGAGGTTCGAATGGTTTACCAAACAGGAAGTCATACAACCGGTTTATGTCAGTGTAGGGCAATTAATGGGCCAGGTTAGCATAGTTGAGGAAGCACCCGATGGCCTTAATCCCGGTAACCTAATTGTTTTGGCTTACCTGATAGGCATTTCATTTTTTAGTGTAAGGTTTATTTTTCGCCTGCTATCTGTTCGTAGAAAGTTAAAGCAAAAAGAAGCCGGCACAGCCTTTTCTTTCTTTCTGAAAAAAAGAATAGATAATGACTTGCCGCAGCTCCCCACCATCCATAAACACGAAGATACCCACATACGCCAATGGCATAGTGCTGATGTGCTGTTTTTTGAACTCCTGGCTGTATTCACCTGGTTTAATCCGGTTATCTATTTTTACAAAAATGCCGTCAAAAGCATTCATGAATACATTGCCGACGAAGAGGCATCCAAATTTCAGGGTGATAAGGAACAATACTCCTTGTTGTTGCTGAGTAGTGCGTTCGGTGTACCCGTTCATACCCTAACCAATAGTTTTTTTAATAAATCATTGATAAAAAAGAGAATATTTATGCTACATAAACAAAGATCACCTAAAATGGCTGCCCTAAAGTACGGCCTCTTCATTCCATTGTTTGCTACAGCCCTAATTTTATCCTCGGCTACCATCCGCAGCAATGAAAAAATCCAGGAAATTGCCGACAACCTTCCTCTAAATTCACCAATTGAGACCGTTAAAGAAGTTATGCAGGAATCTATCAAACCTATAGTACCACAAGTACTAAAAAAGACAGAAACCATAAAGGAGGCATCTGAGCAGACGCCTGCCGGTTGGGATGACTTTTATAAATTCATAAGGATGACTCTTAGATACCCTGCAGCAGCGTTGGAAAATAAAACACAGGGAACAACGATGATAAAATTCTCGGTTACTGGTGGTCAGATTGAAGATGTAGGTATTGCCACAAAATTAGCCAATGACTGTGATGCAGAAGCGCTAAGAAGTGTAGCATTATATCCTGATTACAAATCCATTAAGGATGGAAAATACACTATACAAATAGCATTCCTTCTTGGTGAAACGACAACAAAATTACCTGTACTTAATGAAAAAATCGCCCCGTTAAAAGGATATACGGCTTTAAATAAAATCACGGTTACTGGTTACCGTGGGGTTGTCAAACCAGGCAATAATGCCTACGAAGAAAGTAAAATTCATGACTTCGTTTCTACAGAGACGCAACCATCCTTCCCGGGAGGCATGGATAAGTTTTATTTGTATCTTAAACAAAGCATCCGCTATCCTAAGGAGGCCCAGGAGAAAAAAATTCAGGGTAAAGTATTCTTATCTTATATTGTAGAAAAGAATGGCGAATTAAGCGGCATAAGGGTAGAAAGAAAACTTGGGGCCGGTACAGATGAGGAAGCCGTACGTGTACTGCAGGAATCACCGAAATGGATCCCGGGAACAATAGGCGGAAAGCCAGTACGCGTAAAGTACAACATTCCAATTTCCTTTACACTAACTCCTGCGCCAGGTCTGCCAATAAGTCCACAAGACCAAAAAGGATCAGTTCAACCAGAAGGAAAGCATATGGGAATGAGTTTTAGCAACGGCAATGGGAATGTCATCACGCTTAGAAGTAGCCAGCAAGGCCAACCGCTTTATGTATTGGATGGAATGCCAATTTCTGACGTAGAAATGAAAACTGTAGACCCAAACAACATAGAAGCAGTCAATGTCATTAAAGATGCCAAAGCAACCGCATTATACGGAATAAAGGGTGCAAATGGTGTAATCCTGATTACGACTAAATCGGGCAAGGGATTAGGAAAACCTACCGAAACAAAAAGCGAAAACTAA
- a CDS encoding succinate dehydrogenase/fumarate reductase iron-sulfur subunit → MSTGNMNLTLKIWRQKNNKAKGNLVDYKLSEISPDMSFLEMFDVLNEQLISKGDEPVVFDHDCREGICGACSMFINGRPHGPKEGVTTCQLHMRSFKDGDTIVVEPWRAKAFPVIKDLTVDRSAFDRVIAAGGFISVNTGNAQDANNLPIPKVQADSAFEAAACIGCGACVATCKNASAMLFVSAKISQLAQLPQGQPERYRRVQSMVAQMDAEGFGNCTNTGACEAECPKGISLENIARMNRDFYSAKFVSEEDI, encoded by the coding sequence ATGAGTACAGGAAATATGAATTTAACGCTGAAAATCTGGCGTCAAAAAAATAACAAAGCCAAAGGTAATTTGGTTGACTATAAACTATCGGAGATTTCTCCCGATATGTCTTTCTTAGAGATGTTTGATGTATTAAACGAACAGTTGATTTCTAAGGGCGACGAGCCTGTGGTATTTGATCACGATTGCAGAGAGGGCATTTGTGGTGCCTGTTCGATGTTTATCAATGGCCGTCCGCATGGACCGAAAGAAGGGGTTACCACTTGTCAGCTGCACATGCGCTCATTTAAAGATGGTGATACCATTGTTGTTGAACCATGGAGAGCTAAGGCTTTTCCGGTAATTAAAGATTTGACGGTAGACAGGTCGGCATTTGACAGGGTTATCGCAGCCGGAGGTTTTATTTCTGTAAACACCGGGAATGCGCAGGATGCCAACAATCTTCCTATTCCTAAAGTACAGGCCGATTCAGCTTTTGAGGCTGCAGCTTGTATTGGATGTGGTGCTTGTGTGGCTACCTGTAAGAATGCTTCGGCCATGTTATTTGTATCTGCAAAAATCTCTCAATTGGCGCAGTTGCCACAAGGACAACCGGAGCGTTACCGCAGGGTTCAAAGCATGGTTGCACAAATGGATGCCGAAGGATTTGGTAATTGTACCAATACAGGAGCTTGTGAGGCAGAATGCCCTAAAGGCATATCTTTAGAGAACATAGCACGCATGAATAGAGATTTTTATTCTGCAAAATTTGTATCTGAGGAAGATATTTAA
- a CDS encoding fumarate reductase/succinate dehydrogenase flavoprotein subunit codes for MAELNAHIPEGELTEKWTKLRSSMPLVNPANKRSIEIVVVGSGLAGASAAATLAEMGYKVKCFCFQDSPRRAHSIAAQGGINAAKNYQNDGDSTYRLFYDTIKGGDYRAREANVHRLAEVSANIIDQCVAQGVPLAREYGGLLDNRSFGGTQVQRTFYAAGQTGQQLLLGAYSALERQVGMGKVEMFTRHEMLEVVVVDGKARGIIARNLLTGELERHSGHAVLLCSGGYGNVFYLSTNAMGSNVTAAWKAHKKGAFFGNPCYTQIHPTCIPVSGDHQSKLTLMSESLRNDGRIWVPKKKDDPRKASEIPEDERDYYLERRYPAFGNLVPRDVASRAAKERCDAGYGVGASKLAVYLDFKANTERYGRIEANKQNIHNPDKETCMRLGREVIKEKYGNLFDMYAQITGEDPYELPMRIYPAVHYTMGGLWVDYNLMTTVPGLYALGEANFSDHGANRLGASALMQGLADGYFVIPYTIGAYLSKELATKPIPQDHPAFVAAEAEAKAIIDKFFAIKGTKSVDHFHKKLGKIMWEKCGMARNEKGLKEAIVEIQELRKEFWSDVRVPGEANEFNPELEKAGRVADFIELGELMCIDALNRNESCGGHFREEYQTEEGEAMRDDENYAYVAAWEYKEGVKFELHKEELKFENIKVAQRSYK; via the coding sequence ATGGCAGAATTAAATGCTCATATACCTGAAGGAGAGTTAACAGAGAAATGGACGAAATTACGTTCTTCTATGCCATTGGTTAATCCAGCCAATAAAAGAAGTATAGAAATTGTCGTAGTAGGTTCGGGATTGGCGGGTGCTTCGGCAGCAGCTACCCTTGCAGAAATGGGATATAAGGTAAAATGTTTTTGCTTCCAGGATTCACCTAGAAGAGCACATTCTATTGCAGCTCAAGGCGGTATCAACGCGGCAAAAAATTATCAGAATGATGGCGATAGTACCTATCGTTTATTTTATGATACCATAAAAGGTGGTGACTATCGTGCCCGCGAAGCCAACGTACACCGTTTGGCCGAAGTGAGTGCAAATATTATAGATCAATGTGTGGCTCAGGGTGTACCTCTGGCCAGAGAATATGGCGGTTTGTTAGATAACCGTTCTTTTGGTGGTACGCAGGTGCAACGTACTTTTTATGCCGCCGGTCAAACTGGTCAGCAATTACTTTTGGGGGCCTACAGCGCTTTAGAGCGTCAGGTGGGTATGGGTAAAGTAGAAATGTTTACCCGTCACGAAATGCTTGAAGTGGTTGTGGTAGATGGTAAGGCACGTGGTATCATAGCCCGTAACTTGCTTACCGGCGAACTGGAACGCCATTCGGGACATGCCGTGTTGTTATGTAGTGGTGGTTACGGAAACGTATTCTACCTGTCTACCAATGCAATGGGCAGTAACGTAACTGCAGCCTGGAAAGCACATAAAAAAGGTGCTTTCTTTGGCAATCCTTGTTATACACAAATCCACCCTACCTGTATTCCGGTTTCGGGCGACCACCAGAGTAAACTTACCCTGATGTCAGAGTCATTACGTAACGACGGACGGATTTGGGTACCAAAGAAAAAAGATGATCCACGTAAGGCATCTGAAATTCCTGAAGACGAAAGAGATTATTATTTAGAGCGCAGGTATCCTGCTTTTGGTAACCTGGTGCCACGTGACGTGGCCTCTCGTGCAGCCAAAGAGCGTTGCGATGCGGGTTATGGCGTAGGAGCCTCTAAACTGGCTGTTTACCTTGACTTTAAAGCCAATACCGAGCGTTATGGCCGTATTGAAGCCAATAAACAAAATATTCACAATCCTGATAAGGAGACTTGCATGCGTTTAGGCCGCGAGGTAATCAAGGAAAAATATGGTAACCTGTTTGATATGTATGCGCAGATTACCGGCGAAGATCCTTATGAATTGCCAATGCGTATCTATCCTGCAGTGCACTATACCATGGGTGGTTTATGGGTAGATTACAACTTAATGACTACTGTACCAGGTTTATACGCTTTAGGAGAAGCAAACTTCTCTGATCATGGGGCCAACCGCCTGGGTGCTTCTGCTTTGATGCAGGGATTGGCCGACGGTTATTTTGTAATTCCTTATACCATTGGTGCTTACTTATCGAAAGAACTGGCTACAAAGCCAATTCCTCAGGATCACCCGGCGTTTGTAGCTGCCGAAGCCGAAGCAAAAGCCATTATAGATAAGTTTTTTGCCATTAAAGGAACAAAATCTGTAGATCATTTCCATAAAAAATTAGGAAAGATCATGTGGGAAAAATGCGGAATGGCAAGAAATGAAAAAGGCCTGAAGGAAGCCATTGTGGAAATTCAGGAATTGCGTAAAGAATTCTGGAGCGATGTTCGTGTTCCGGGAGAAGCCAATGAGTTTAACCCAGAGCTGGAAAAAGCAGGTCGTGTGGCCGACTTTATTGAGTTGGGTGAGTTGATGTGTATCGATGCATTAAATAGAAACGAATCATGTGGTGGTCACTTCAGGGAAGAATATCAGACTGAAGAAGGAGAAGCGATGCGTGATGACGAAAACTATGCTTATGTTGCTGCATGGGAGTACAAGGAAGGTGTTAAATTTGAGCTGCATAAAGAAGAGCTGAAATTTGAAAACATCAAGGTTGCACAAAGAAGTTATAAATAG
- a CDS encoding succinate dehydrogenase cytochrome b subunit gives MASFGNAFSSSIGKKLIMGITGLFLISFLLVHCFINALIFVNDGGLTFNIGAHFMGTNWLIRAMEVVLFAGLLAHIIQGFRLVLQNQAARPVKYAVTNGAANSKWYSRSMGLLGTLLLIFLIVHISKFWVMSRFTGIPTTDANGNHDLFAVMVETFKDPLLVLLYVLAMVSLAYHLLHGFSSAFQTLGWNHKKYTPIIKTLGVWYSIIISLLFASMPIAIYLGLIK, from the coding sequence ATGGCAAGTTTCGGAAACGCTTTTTCCTCATCAATTGGAAAAAAATTAATAATGGGCATTACGGGCCTGTTCCTCATTTCATTTCTTTTGGTTCACTGTTTTATCAATGCACTGATTTTTGTAAATGATGGCGGGTTGACCTTTAACATTGGGGCACATTTTATGGGTACTAACTGGCTGATCAGAGCTATGGAGGTGGTTTTATTTGCAGGTTTACTTGCACACATCATCCAGGGTTTTAGACTAGTTCTTCAAAACCAGGCTGCACGGCCGGTTAAATATGCAGTAACCAATGGTGCTGCAAACAGTAAATGGTATTCACGCTCTATGGGTTTATTGGGTACTTTACTTTTGATCTTCTTAATTGTTCACATTTCCAAGTTCTGGGTGATGTCGCGTTTTACTGGCATTCCTACAACGGATGCGAATGGTAATCACGACCTGTTTGCAGTAATGGTAGAAACATTTAAAGATCCGTTGCTGGTTTTGCTTTATGTATTGGCCATGGTTTCGTTGGCTTATCACTTATTACACGGTTTTTCTTCGGCATTCCAAACGTTAGGTTGGAACCACAAGAAGTATACACCAATCATTAAAACCCTGGGCGTATGGTATTCAATCATCATCTCTTTGTTGTTTGCATCTATGCCTATTGCAATTTACCTGGGCCTTATTAAATAA
- a CDS encoding Do family serine endopeptidase: MKRIGLIVLAAFIGGAAAIGGYKLLEPKNDALLSFADQQKVLFANNPKISSAGAVDFVEAAAAVSPAVVHIKTSYTGTTQGRSSSPMDMFEDFFGGGGRRMQRAPRAASGSGVILTPDGYIVTNNHVVENADKIEVILSDRRKVSAKVIGKDPNTDLALIKVEATDLPVVKMGNSDNVQIGEWVLAVGFPLDLQTTVTAGIVSAKARNIGILARNQQPSEDEFEEYQRTGKMPVNNSIESYIQTDAAINPGNSGGALVNANGELIGINAAIASQTGTNVGYGFAIPVNLAKKILDDFRKYGSVKRGYIGVTFSALDADAAEKLNVKDISGLYVNEVLPGSGAAAAGIQKGDIIKKVDGAVIYDSPDLQEKIGRLSPGDKVELTYSRNGQLKDTRVTLKGENAAVNPNTVAKVGGSASIDKLGASFAPASAQLKSKFGAKSGVVVTGVEQGKIFDSLEIRKGLLVTAVNGRPVNSAKDVEAALPQSRNGITTVSGVTAQGNFTYRF; encoded by the coding sequence ATGAAAAGGATAGGATTAATCGTGTTGGCTGCATTTATAGGTGGTGCAGCTGCAATTGGTGGCTATAAATTATTGGAGCCAAAAAATGACGCATTGCTGTCATTTGCCGATCAGCAAAAAGTATTGTTTGCGAACAACCCAAAGATATCGTCGGCTGGTGCTGTTGATTTTGTGGAAGCGGCTGCGGCAGTTTCGCCGGCTGTAGTTCATATTAAAACGTCTTATACAGGCACAACTCAAGGCCGTTCATCATCTCCGATGGATATGTTTGAAGACTTTTTCGGCGGTGGAGGACGCAGAATGCAACGTGCCCCAAGGGCAGCTTCGGGATCGGGTGTGATTTTAACTCCCGATGGCTATATTGTAACCAACAATCATGTGGTTGAAAATGCAGATAAAATTGAAGTGATTTTGTCCGACAGACGTAAGGTAAGTGCGAAGGTGATTGGTAAAGATCCGAATACAGATTTAGCCTTGATTAAAGTGGAAGCCACTGATTTGCCGGTAGTGAAAATGGGTAACTCTGACAATGTTCAGATTGGTGAGTGGGTTTTGGCTGTAGGTTTCCCTTTAGATTTGCAAACTACGGTTACTGCCGGTATTGTGAGTGCCAAAGCACGTAATATTGGTATTCTGGCCAGAAACCAACAACCTTCAGAAGACGAGTTTGAAGAATATCAACGTACAGGCAAAATGCCGGTTAATAACAGTATCGAATCGTATATTCAAACTGATGCCGCAATCAACCCTGGAAACAGTGGCGGTGCATTGGTTAATGCAAATGGTGAATTGATTGGTATCAATGCGGCAATCGCTTCTCAGACAGGAACTAATGTGGGGTATGGTTTTGCTATTCCGGTAAACCTGGCCAAAAAAATCCTTGATGATTTCAGAAAATACGGTTCCGTTAAACGTGGTTATATCGGTGTAACCTTCTCGGCCCTGGATGCTGATGCTGCCGAGAAATTGAATGTTAAAGATATCTCTGGCTTGTACGTAAATGAGGTATTGCCAGGTAGCGGCGCAGCTGCAGCGGGTATACAGAAAGGTGATATCATTAAAAAAGTTGATGGAGCGGTTATCTACGATTCACCAGACCTTCAGGAAAAAATAGGACGCTTGAGCCCTGGTGATAAAGTAGAGTTGACTTACTCCAGAAATGGCCAGTTGAAAGATACCCGCGTAACCTTAAAAGGTGAAAATGCAGCTGTTAATCCTAATACAGTGGCAAAAGTAGGTGGTAGCGCAAGCATTGATAAACTGGGGGCTTCATTTGCTCCGGCCTCGGCACAACTTAAAAGTAAATTTGGTGCAAAAAGTGGTGTAGTGGTAACCGGAGTTGAGCAAGGAAAAATTTTCGATTCTTTGGAAATACGTAAAGGTTTATTGGTTACTGCGGTAAATGGCAGGCCTGTGAATAGTGCAAAAGATGTGGAAGCTGCTTTGCCGCAATCCCGTAATGGAATTACTACTGTTTCTGGTGTAACAGCACAGGGTAATTTTACCTACAGGTTTTAA
- the dapF gene encoding diaminopimelate epimerase yields MDIHFYKYQGAGNDFILIDHRMSPLKDIDYDRIKQLCDRRFGIGADGLMFLTAHDDFDFEMHYFNADGRPGSMCGNGGRCIVAFAKYLGVIDRETNFLAVDGPHYAKISAEGNWVDLQMIDIDTINVDGEAYVLNTGSPHYVTQMYDLENYDVFQNGKAIRNNETYKKEGINVNFVEDKGDHLFVRTFERGVEDETYACGTGVTAVALSMAQHKGQSGHIKTPVKVLGGDLSIEFDYDGKQFSQVFLCGPAEKVFEGEINL; encoded by the coding sequence ATGGACATTCATTTCTATAAATACCAGGGCGCGGGAAACGATTTTATACTTATTGATCATAGGATGAGTCCTTTAAAAGACATCGACTACGATCGTATAAAACAACTATGTGACAGGCGTTTTGGCATTGGAGCGGATGGATTAATGTTTTTGACCGCTCATGACGATTTCGATTTTGAAATGCATTATTTTAATGCCGATGGCCGGCCGGGCAGTATGTGTGGCAATGGCGGCAGATGCATTGTGGCTTTTGCCAAATACCTGGGTGTAATTGACCGCGAGACAAACTTTTTGGCAGTTGACGGTCCTCATTATGCCAAAATTTCAGCGGAAGGCAATTGGGTCGACTTGCAAATGATTGACATCGACACCATTAATGTAGACGGAGAAGCCTATGTGCTGAACACCGGCTCGCCCCATTATGTAACACAAATGTACGACCTGGAAAACTACGACGTTTTCCAGAACGGCAAAGCCATTCGCAATAATGAGACCTATAAAAAAGAAGGTATCAATGTAAATTTTGTAGAGGACAAAGGCGATCACCTTTTTGTACGCACCTTTGAGCGTGGAGTGGAAGATGAGACTTATGCCTGTGGGACAGGCGTTACGGCAGTGGCTTTATCCATGGCCCAGCATAAAGGTCAAAGCGGACATATCAAAACACCCGTTAAAGTACTGGGTGGCGATTTGAGTATCGAGTTTGACTACGACGGCAAACAGTTTAGCCAGGTTTTTTTATGCGGCCCTGCCGAAAAGGTTTTTGAAGGCGAAATTAACCTGTAA